The bacterium genome contains the following window.
CATGCTTTCTACTTCGGAGACCACCTGGTCGGAAATTTCAAGCTTAGCTCCCGAAGGAAGTTCTACAAAGATGGTGAACTCGCTCTGTTCAGTAGTCCCCATATAATCCTTTTCTAAGAAGTTCCTGTAGATTATGAGTGAAAGGAGAAAGAGAACGACTAGACCCGCAATAGCAATATACCGCTTGCGCAGGGTAAAGGCGAGAGTCTTCCTGTAAAGATTATGTAACTTTGGAAACTTCAAAGCAAGTTTTCTCTTTCGGCTTTGGGGAGACGGAAGCTTCTCTTCGGGCCTGGGTTCTTGTTTATTTTCTCCGTAAACCCCGTTAGAAAATTCGGATGGAGCTTTAGATTCTATCGTCTCTTCTCCATAATTTTCCCTGTCATCCCTCTTCCGTAAGAGACCGAAGAACTTAAGGAGCCCGCCCTTCTGGACGGCACCTTTTCTCACGGGGTGAAGAGGAATTCTGGAAGAGAGAAGAGGAACCAGAGTGAGGGCAACAAATAGAGAAGCTACCAGAGAGAATGTTACGGTTAAAGCTAATCCGCTGTAGAGTATCTCCACCTGCTTGTTGATGAAAACAATGGGCAGGAACACAACTAATGTAGTGATAGTTCCTGCTACAATTGGTAGGATAACTTCCCTGCTGGCTTTAATGGAAACCTGCTTTTGGCTCGGCTGGGATTCAATTCCTTTTTGAATTGATTGGTCATTTTCCTTTGCCAGTTTTGTTTTATGCTTAAAAATATTCTCCAATACCACAATCGAATTATCCAGGAGCATGCCGATTCCCAGGGCAAGTCCGCTAAGAGTCATCACATTTAGAGTTATCTTCCGAAAGTACATTAAACTGAAGGCGAGCATTACTGAGATGGGAATTACTGCAACAATGACAAAGATATGTTTTATATCTTTAAGGAAAAGGAATAGGATTGCTCCGGCTAAGAAGGCGCCAAAAAGAAGAGAAGTCCAGACAGTTTTTATCGATTGTTTTATGAACACTGCCTGGTCGGATACAGTAACAATGTTTACTTCTCTGGGCAGGTTAAGTTTAATCTTTTCCAACTCTTTCTTAATTGCTTTGCTTACCCGTACGGTATTGGCTGTCGACTCTTTATGAATATAGAGTGCTGTTACCGGACGGGTGTTCAATCGGGCATAAGCTTCCGGCTCAAGGTAGGAATCTTTTACATCAGCGATATCTTCTAAGCGAATTATGGAACCCCCGGGAGTTACCATTATTCCCAACTTCTTTATCTCTTTTACATTTTTAAATTCTCCCATAGTTCTAACTAAATACCTGTATTTTCTCTTATCTATACTTCCTGTCAGCAGGTTGATATTACTGAGATTTAGAGTTGCTATGACTTTTTTTATTGGCAAGTTGTAAGCTTGCAGGCGAGCCTGGTCAATTTCCACCAGAATCTTACGCTCTCTGCCGCCTCGCACCTCTACATTTGCTACACCGTTGATTCTACTGAGCTGCTCCTTCATTCTTTCTTCTGCTATTTTGCGGAGCATCTCCGGGGTGTGGCCAGTTCCTGTGAGAGCCAGAATCATAATCGGGAAATCTGCTTCATCGTAGCGCTCAATTACTGGTTTCTCAATCTCTTCAGGCAATTTGTTCCTTATTTGTCCAATCTTTTCACGGACTTCCAAGGCAGCAAACTTCATATTAGTGCCCGGTTCAAAAGTGAGCATCACGGTTGAGGATTCTTTCTTGGAAGTGGATATAATGTGGTTTAAGTGTTTGACAGGACTCACTGCCTCTTCCACGGGTCTGGTGACCAGAGATTCTATGTCTTCAGGGGGCATTCCACCGCGCACGTTTATCTTGACGGTTACAATTCCGTAGCTTGCATTTGGCATAAGCTCAACTGATAGACGGGTTAACGAGATACCCCCTATTATGATGAGCCCCACAAATACCATCAATATAGCTATTGGTCTTTTTACAGCAAATTCCGACAGTCCCATTGCCTTTCTCCATAATAGGAGTAGCCCCGATTCATCGGGACGTCTTGTTGGAGTAGCAGAGCTTGCTCTGCGTTAATCAATCGCGAAACAAGTTTCGCTACTCCACAGTTAAAGTTTTTCCGGTGTTGGTATCTAAGATTTCGATTTCTCCAAAATCTCTGAAATTGTATCTTCGGAGCATCCTCCTTACAGTTTCCAGAGAAATGGGTAAGATATCTTCCTTGTTAAACTTCTTCTGTCGTCTTTTCTTCAGGTTCGCCAGTCCATTCCGCACTCCTCTCCAAACAAGGGAAAAGGCGTCGGCAGGCGGAGGGCCGGTCCATTCTGGTAAAGGATTACTCATCTCTCCTTTTTTAATGATGTCTAAAGTAAATTTTAAAATACCTCTTTCTAAATTTGGAACTTTGGGACTGAACTCGCCGTTCACAGCTACCACTTTAAAGTTTCCCTTCAAATGTTTATCTTCCTTAAATTTATCCTCTA
Protein-coding sequences here:
- a CDS encoding efflux RND transporter permease subunit; this translates as MGLSEFAVKRPIAILMVFVGLIIIGGISLTRLSVELMPNASYGIVTVKINVRGGMPPEDIESLVTRPVEEAVSPVKHLNHIISTSKKESSTVMLTFEPGTNMKFAALEVREKIGQIRNKLPEEIEKPVIERYDEADFPIMILALTGTGHTPEMLRKIAEERMKEQLSRINGVANVEVRGGRERKILVEIDQARLQAYNLPIKKVIATLNLSNINLLTGSIDKRKYRYLVRTMGEFKNVKEIKKLGIMVTPGGSIIRLEDIADVKDSYLEPEAYARLNTRPVTALYIHKESTANTVRVSKAIKKELEKIKLNLPREVNIVTVSDQAVFIKQSIKTVWTSLLFGAFLAGAILFLFLKDIKHIFVIVAVIPISVMLAFSLMYFRKITLNVMTLSGLALGIGMLLDNSIVVLENIFKHKTKLAKENDQSIQKGIESQPSQKQVSIKASREVILPIVAGTITTLVVFLPIVFINKQVEILYSGLALTVTFSLVASLFVALTLVPLLSSRIPLHPVRKGAVQKGGLLKFFGLLRKRDDRENYGEETIESKAPSEFSNGVYGENKQEPRPEEKLPSPQSRKRKLALKFPKLHNLYRKTLAFTLRKRYIAIAGLVVLFLLSLIIYRNFLEKDYMGTTEQSEFTIFVELPSGAKLEISDQVVSEVESMLTTIPEIKGVTKTVTARVEGWSSKVYITLVPRSERVRTVQEVIDTLRPHVKKIGEIYDTFIYFSEPQSASEVFLDIYGYDYNVLRDLAISLAKRMGTVAGLADVKLRYKPGRPEMRFNVDKQRAAYFGLSVRDIAEITHAQMRGLRATYFHDKARQVETIARLDERHRRNFEDLRKLTLDTPTGTQIYLEQIVDFNFALSPSEIWRKDKSRMIQVSAHRGRLALGTAVDRIKKSLANIKPPKDYYYEFAGDYQEMVQNEKEFKFALCVMVILVFIVLASLFESYSQPLIIMVTVPMAVIGAVLALFITHKPVTMGVFIGLIMLGGIAVNNAIILVDRINHLRRKEEVVLDGTNLNGGEILRRESLKAILKAGGDRLRPILMTSLTTILGLLPMALDRSESSSLWSPLAITVIGGLAASTILTLFIVPAFYMIFEDVKRVIRLTHGA